In Rhodopirellula islandica, one DNA window encodes the following:
- a CDS encoding glycine--tRNA ligase, whose product MDALVSLCKRRGFLFQSSEIYGGVQGFWDYGPLGVELKRNLKDAWWHDMISGHNELVTPAGAPSTFEMVGLDCTIIMHPQVWKCSGHYDLFHDHMVDCRESKKRYRFDQVRGRFVEYQDKKIFVSTLAEIEQEEDEVRRRGMKFFKLRAKNADELTIEKESLTLDKLDSTDNVLAPDAKTLGTLTEPREFNLMFKTTLGALGGEEDTTFLRPETAQGIFVNFKNVVDSSRVRIPFGIGQTGKSFRNEITPRNFTFRSREFEQMEIEFFCHPDQSQEWYRYWRDRRMAWYTKLGLSDESLIMREHHTEELAHYSVGTADIEYAFPFLPEGEYGELEGIAHRGDFDLRSHMEGKLDPSTNPMTVELNEHGKPKYRGSGKDLSYRDDITNEKFVPHVIEPSAGADRAALAFLCEAYTEDEAPDENGKMQTRTVMKLDPRLAPIKAAVFPLVKKDGMPEVAQEIYGALKEHYNVFYDAKGAVGRRYRRQDEAGTPYCITVDGDSLKDKTVTIRDRDSLEQTRVKIDDVVSEIQSRMKASI is encoded by the coding sequence ATGGACGCCCTGGTGTCGTTGTGCAAACGACGCGGTTTTCTTTTCCAATCCAGCGAAATTTACGGCGGTGTCCAAGGCTTCTGGGACTACGGGCCGCTGGGAGTGGAGCTGAAACGCAACCTCAAGGATGCGTGGTGGCACGACATGATCTCGGGCCACAACGAATTGGTGACGCCCGCTGGTGCTCCCTCGACCTTCGAAATGGTCGGCCTGGATTGCACGATCATCATGCACCCACAGGTTTGGAAGTGCAGTGGTCACTACGATCTGTTCCACGATCACATGGTGGATTGTCGCGAATCGAAGAAACGCTATCGCTTTGACCAAGTGCGTGGCCGGTTCGTGGAATACCAAGACAAGAAAATTTTCGTTTCAACGCTCGCCGAAATCGAGCAAGAAGAAGACGAAGTGCGTCGTCGTGGGATGAAATTCTTCAAACTTCGCGCCAAGAACGCGGACGAACTGACCATCGAAAAAGAATCGCTGACGCTGGACAAGCTCGATTCGACGGACAATGTCCTGGCTCCCGATGCGAAGACACTCGGAACGCTGACCGAGCCTCGTGAATTCAACCTGATGTTCAAAACCACCTTGGGTGCGTTGGGCGGCGAAGAGGACACGACCTTCCTACGTCCAGAGACCGCGCAAGGGATCTTCGTCAACTTCAAAAACGTCGTCGACAGCTCACGTGTCCGCATTCCCTTTGGAATTGGCCAAACGGGCAAGAGCTTTCGCAACGAAATCACACCGCGAAACTTCACGTTCCGCTCGCGTGAATTCGAACAAATGGAAATCGAGTTTTTCTGCCATCCTGATCAATCGCAGGAGTGGTATCGCTACTGGCGAGATCGCCGAATGGCTTGGTACACCAAACTCGGTTTGTCTGACGAATCGCTGATCATGCGGGAACACCACACCGAAGAACTGGCTCACTACAGCGTGGGCACAGCCGACATCGAATACGCCTTCCCGTTCTTGCCCGAAGGCGAGTACGGCGAACTCGAAGGAATCGCTCACCGGGGCGATTTTGACCTCCGCAGTCACATGGAAGGCAAACTCGATCCGTCGACCAATCCAATGACCGTGGAACTGAACGAACACGGAAAACCCAAGTATCGCGGCAGCGGCAAAGACCTCTCCTACCGCGACGACATCACGAACGAAAAATTCGTCCCGCATGTGATCGAACCGTCCGCAGGGGCAGACCGGGCAGCGCTCGCGTTCCTGTGCGAAGCCTACACCGAAGACGAAGCACCGGACGAAAACGGCAAGATGCAAACCCGAACGGTCATGAAATTGGACCCGCGACTGGCTCCGATCAAGGCCGCTGTGTTCCCGCTCGTCAAGAAAGATGGGATGCCAGAAGTCGCCCAAGAAATCTACGGCGCCCTCAAGGAACACTACAACGTGTTCTATGACGCCAAGGGAGCGGTTGGTCGACGATATCGTCGTCAGGACGAGGCCGGAACGCCGTACTGCATCACCGTCGATGGTGATTCACTGAAGGACAAAACCGTCACGATTCGCGACCGAGACTCACTGGAACAAACCCGCGTCAAGATCGACGACGTTGTCTCCGAGATCCAGTCGCGAATGAAAGCCTCCATCTGA
- a CDS encoding tetratricopeptide repeat protein, with translation MPSPALRNDFSPSPASPVSVGTQSHAHDASTANPNGLRVFNPDESHSADVDVQPVRQSRWTIWGCLTASLIVGTLFASLTGCQWAAGSQNTQGAALYNQGQYTAAMEQFQKAIASDPTDADGYYNLAATSHRLGNQRQDPNLIRQSEALYNQCLDHDPNHIDCHRGLAVLLVDSGRPDRAFTLLKNWAAQNPALAEPRIELARLYEEHGEPQTALKYLEDAVQQDANNARAWLALARLREASNDPVQALQNYQRALALGGGVLGPNGAMVSERVAALSRQINSTRDAASFNAGGTQMAAPAGFGSSRY, from the coding sequence ATGCCCAGTCCTGCTCTTCGCAACGATTTCTCTCCCTCGCCCGCCTCCCCGGTTTCGGTTGGCACGCAGTCGCATGCCCATGATGCGTCGACAGCGAACCCGAATGGTCTGCGGGTTTTCAATCCGGACGAGAGCCACTCGGCGGACGTGGATGTTCAGCCCGTTCGCCAAAGTCGCTGGACAATTTGGGGGTGTTTGACCGCCTCGCTGATCGTCGGCACCCTGTTTGCCTCCCTGACAGGATGCCAATGGGCAGCTGGAAGTCAGAACACACAGGGAGCGGCTCTGTACAACCAAGGCCAATACACGGCGGCGATGGAGCAATTCCAGAAGGCTATCGCGTCGGACCCGACGGACGCGGATGGCTACTACAACTTGGCGGCCACCTCACACCGACTCGGGAATCAGCGACAAGACCCCAATTTGATCCGTCAAAGTGAGGCACTCTACAACCAATGCTTGGATCACGATCCCAATCACATTGACTGTCATCGCGGATTGGCCGTTTTGCTGGTCGACTCCGGACGTCCTGACCGAGCTTTCACGCTGCTCAAAAACTGGGCCGCTCAAAACCCGGCGTTGGCCGAACCACGCATCGAATTGGCTCGCCTTTACGAAGAGCACGGCGAACCTCAGACGGCACTGAAGTACTTGGAAGATGCGGTGCAACAAGACGCCAACAACGCTCGAGCATGGCTGGCACTGGCACGTTTGCGAGAAGCCAGCAACGACCCGGTTCAGGCATTGCAGAACTACCAGCGTGCTCTCGCGCTGGGAGGAGGCGTTTTGGGCCCCAATGGGGCGATGGTCAGCGAACGCGTGGCTGCCCTGAGTCGTCAAATCAACTCGACTCGCGACGCCGCGTCCTTCAATGCGGGCGGCACCCAAATGGCCGCTCCCGCCGGATTCGGCTCGTCTCGCTATTGA
- the lpxD gene encoding UDP-3-O-(3-hydroxymyristoyl)glucosamine N-acyltransferase codes for MASSNGLSLQEIADLVGGQLLDFSDCTQNDSDSSQDAARGKSPSDETSAMICTGAAPPVEAGSQEITLIDQANHVGQLSNSDAFAVIAPEYVAASPIRLQILVDDPHAAFTQVVSHFRPALGNSMPVSGIDPTAKIDSSSDVHPSAVIGADVEIGPGCYIAPGVTIAAGCQVGAHCTLHPNVTLYAYSQLGERVTLHAGTVVGAHGFGYKMVDGRHVPTAQLGYVVIESDVEVGASSTIDRGTYGATRIGEGTKIDNQVMIAHNCQIGRHNLLCSQVGIAGSCTTGDYVVLAGQVGLKDHIALADGVIVGAQAGVMDDLAPNQVYLGSPATPQRDQMQIMAVQRKLPEMRRDLKRLTQQLNRLSAAAENQPTDAGHRKAA; via the coding sequence ATGGCGTCTTCCAATGGACTGTCTCTGCAAGAAATCGCCGACTTGGTCGGCGGTCAATTGCTCGACTTCAGCGATTGCACCCAAAACGATTCCGATTCGTCGCAGGATGCCGCGCGGGGGAAATCCCCCAGCGATGAAACCTCCGCCATGATTTGCACAGGTGCGGCTCCTCCAGTCGAAGCGGGCTCCCAAGAAATCACGCTGATTGATCAAGCCAACCACGTCGGACAACTGTCGAACAGCGACGCTTTCGCGGTCATTGCCCCCGAATACGTGGCCGCGTCTCCCATTCGGCTGCAAATTTTGGTGGACGATCCTCACGCAGCCTTCACCCAAGTGGTCAGCCACTTTCGTCCTGCCCTTGGCAACTCGATGCCGGTCAGCGGAATTGACCCGACTGCCAAGATTGACTCGAGCAGCGACGTGCATCCTTCGGCGGTCATCGGTGCCGACGTAGAAATTGGTCCCGGTTGCTACATTGCACCGGGTGTCACCATCGCAGCAGGATGCCAGGTCGGTGCCCATTGCACTCTGCATCCCAACGTGACGCTCTACGCCTACAGCCAACTCGGCGAACGTGTCACCTTGCATGCTGGCACCGTCGTGGGCGCACATGGCTTTGGATACAAGATGGTCGATGGACGCCATGTGCCCACCGCGCAGCTCGGGTATGTCGTGATCGAAAGTGATGTGGAAGTGGGAGCCAGTTCGACCATCGATCGCGGCACCTATGGCGCCACTCGAATCGGTGAGGGCACCAAGATCGACAATCAAGTCATGATCGCTCACAACTGCCAAATCGGTCGTCACAATTTATTGTGCAGCCAAGTCGGAATCGCAGGAAGCTGCACGACGGGCGACTACGTTGTCTTGGCCGGACAAGTCGGATTGAAAGATCACATCGCGTTGGCAGATGGCGTGATCGTGGGTGCTCAAGCCGGTGTGATGGATGACCTGGCGCCCAACCAAGTTTACTTGGGTTCACCCGCCACCCCCCAACGCGATCAGATGCAGATCATGGCCGTCCAACGCAAGCTGCCAGAAATGCGTCGCGATCTCAAACGCTTGACACAGCAGCTCAACCGGTTGTCCGCCGCTGCTGAAAATCAGCCAACAGACGCTGGCCATCGAAAAGCTGCCTGA
- a CDS encoding LpxI family protein, producing MRNVSPDPTAVHDAGGTDLCGPVDRNVPEGAPVGLIAGWGRFPICVAEKLKALGHPVHCVAITGHAGEELNDLCDSVMWSGVGRFGGHLRYFKRNEVSHVTMAGKLFKSDLLYSGSVWIRHTPDWTCIKTFWPCLFGARRDARDDRLLGAVIDTYENHTMKICSATDLAPELLAKTGRLTRRKPSPAIQSDIAAGWQIAKTMGGLDIGQAITIKDGTIIAVEAIEGTDACIARTGELCRRGGWTLVKVSKPEQDMRFDVPTVGPQTIQRVHEAGGAAIAIEADKTILLDSETTIALADRLGIALVAMKSADTVENQLPSSRKAA from the coding sequence ATGAGAAATGTTTCCCCCGACCCAACCGCGGTTCACGATGCCGGCGGCACAGATCTTTGTGGCCCCGTCGATCGCAATGTGCCCGAGGGAGCACCCGTTGGTTTGATTGCGGGCTGGGGGCGTTTTCCGATTTGCGTGGCGGAGAAACTGAAAGCCCTGGGGCATCCGGTTCACTGTGTTGCCATCACGGGACACGCCGGCGAAGAACTCAATGACCTCTGCGACAGCGTGATGTGGTCAGGCGTCGGGCGTTTTGGTGGTCATCTTCGATACTTCAAACGCAACGAAGTCAGCCACGTGACAATGGCAGGCAAACTGTTCAAGTCGGACCTGCTTTACAGTGGTTCGGTTTGGATTCGACACACACCGGACTGGACGTGCATCAAAACCTTCTGGCCTTGTTTGTTCGGTGCACGCCGAGACGCACGCGATGACCGACTGCTCGGCGCGGTCATCGACACTTATGAGAATCACACCATGAAAATTTGCTCCGCCACGGACTTGGCTCCCGAACTGCTCGCGAAAACGGGGCGGCTGACACGGCGAAAACCCTCGCCGGCAATTCAGTCTGACATTGCCGCTGGCTGGCAAATTGCCAAGACCATGGGCGGGCTGGATATCGGCCAAGCCATCACGATCAAGGATGGGACCATCATCGCCGTCGAAGCAATCGAAGGGACGGACGCCTGCATCGCACGCACCGGCGAGTTGTGCCGCCGTGGTGGTTGGACACTGGTCAAAGTCAGCAAACCAGAACAAGACATGCGGTTCGACGTGCCGACCGTTGGACCTCAAACCATCCAACGCGTCCACGAAGCGGGCGGAGCAGCGATCGCGATCGAAGCCGACAAAACCATTCTGCTGGACAGCGAAACAACCATCGCACTGGCGGACCGTCTGGGGATTGCTTTGGTGGCGATGAAGTCAGCTGATACGGTGGAAAACCAACTGCCATCTTCTCGAAAAGCAGCCTGA
- a CDS encoding 4-(cytidine 5'-diphospho)-2-C-methyl-D-erythritol kinase codes for MTESRWYHTSPPAKLNLFLELLARREDGFHELDTVMIAIDWRDELRLRRTTQPGVRLSVDWIPNRAAVANELQVSEDDELLFIPTDGKNLVVRVLNRLSETLGLEGGWEVQLNKNIPSGAGMGGASSDAASALQLGWEAACETHPEMPASSKRELLLPLAAEIGSDVPFFLGGASLLGAPKSTEGIQCARATGRGEKLEFFPLANPLHAVVLYPAASVSTAKVYSRCTVPDSPRSSDDLVLALQGMSAETTFSLHNTLEAPARGLSSRIDPALECLSKAGLTHCHMTGSGSACFALADSSQQAALAAKTLRSTFPGGALIRPVMSCVVPSEIHIA; via the coding sequence GTGACTGAATCTCGCTGGTATCACACGTCGCCGCCCGCCAAGCTCAACCTTTTTCTGGAACTGTTGGCGCGTCGCGAAGACGGTTTCCATGAACTGGATACCGTGATGATCGCGATCGATTGGCGAGACGAACTTCGCCTTCGCCGCACCACTCAACCTGGCGTCCGGCTGTCGGTTGATTGGATTCCAAATCGCGCAGCCGTCGCCAATGAGTTGCAGGTCAGTGAAGACGACGAACTCTTGTTCATTCCAACGGATGGCAAAAACTTGGTCGTCCGCGTTCTGAATCGCCTGAGCGAAACCCTTGGTCTGGAGGGCGGCTGGGAAGTCCAGCTGAACAAAAACATTCCCAGTGGTGCGGGAATGGGAGGAGCCAGCAGCGATGCCGCCTCGGCGCTGCAATTGGGATGGGAAGCAGCCTGCGAAACCCATCCGGAAATGCCAGCCAGTTCCAAGCGAGAGCTGCTTTTGCCCCTGGCCGCCGAAATCGGCAGCGATGTTCCCTTTTTCTTAGGGGGGGCCAGTTTGCTCGGGGCTCCAAAGTCAACTGAAGGCATCCAATGTGCCCGTGCAACGGGTCGCGGTGAGAAACTGGAGTTCTTCCCATTAGCCAATCCGCTGCACGCAGTCGTCCTTTACCCAGCGGCAAGTGTATCAACTGCAAAGGTTTATTCTCGGTGCACCGTCCCTGATTCACCCCGTTCCAGCGATGATTTGGTGCTCGCATTGCAAGGAATGTCCGCCGAAACCACGTTTTCATTGCATAACACCTTGGAAGCGCCCGCACGCGGGCTTTCATCGCGCATCGATCCCGCCCTAGAATGTCTGTCGAAGGCTGGACTGACACATTGCCACATGACGGGCAGCGGTTCGGCTTGCTTCGCTTTGGCTGACTCGTCGCAACAAGCAGCACTCGCTGCGAAAACGCTGCGTTCGACTTTTCCAGGCGGCGCATTGATCCGACCGGTTATGAGTTGTGTGGTGCCGTCGGAGATCCACATCGCATAA
- a CDS encoding septation protein SpoVG family protein yields the protein MEITEIRIKLMEGSEDRLRAFCSITIDQSFVVRDLKIIDGTSGPFVAMPSRKLTGHCGRCSSKNHLRAAYCNHCGAKLSGHNANSPQKLYADVAHPINSECREMIQRAVIEEFEAELDRSQQPGYRSRYEDDFDAGDYDEADYTSSSTDESKSDSNTEPVTKPVAEDDSETLIVRGEQGDEQRIPQPHLHRRGGGSRGSTVTNSPNRDAGGAQPDRSSQASSEPFDDFGSGIFDG from the coding sequence GTGGAAATTACCGAGATTCGCATCAAGCTGATGGAAGGTTCGGAGGACCGTCTGCGGGCGTTTTGCTCGATCACCATTGATCAGTCGTTTGTCGTTCGTGATCTGAAAATCATCGACGGAACGAGCGGCCCCTTCGTTGCGATGCCCAGTCGCAAACTGACGGGGCACTGTGGGCGTTGCAGTTCCAAGAATCACCTGCGCGCAGCCTACTGCAATCACTGCGGCGCCAAACTGAGCGGCCACAACGCCAATTCGCCTCAAAAGCTGTATGCGGACGTCGCACACCCGATCAACAGCGAATGCCGCGAAATGATTCAGCGGGCAGTGATCGAAGAATTCGAAGCAGAACTGGATCGATCGCAACAGCCTGGGTACCGGAGTCGATATGAAGACGATTTCGATGCTGGCGACTACGACGAAGCGGACTACACCAGTTCCTCGACAGACGAATCCAAATCAGACTCCAACACCGAACCGGTCACCAAACCCGTGGCGGAGGATGATTCTGAAACCTTGATCGTTCGGGGCGAACAGGGCGACGAGCAACGCATCCCACAACCTCACCTGCATCGTCGCGGCGGTGGGTCTCGCGGTTCGACCGTCACAAACTCTCCCAACCGCGATGCTGGAGGGGCCCAACCAGATCGCTCCTCGCAAGCGAGTTCGGAACCGTTCGACGATTTTGGGTCTGGCATTTTCGATGGCTGA
- a CDS encoding methyltransferase RsmF C-terminal domain-like protein yields the protein MSRSRKGSKKASRKSQASSKPSANRKPVALTAEQVSSAIDPIELPDAELEHLAAAMSQRHANVMRVRRDRAPTFRLQPSSSGSDSRTDVPWYPLAVSIPDGFHASRSIDFAAGEFYLQDAGSLLALAAAEAHTGSLAGQLVCDLCAAPGGKATGLLEAIGDDGFLLANEPIRSRIAPLAYNLSRTGSDRYAISCEDPDALAEKLPGVFDTILIDAPCSGQALLSRGRQSKGAVNESMVATNAARQQRILAAAHLLLRPGGTIVYSTCTFAVAENEDQVDWMTRELGMQPSPVAALCDYQSSLTECGYRVWPHRDGCAGAFAARVKKPGDVDASEDSVEFVEDPWLLRRGVLQSEQPLDPACDEVLQSVLGAFPENSTDKDSGLLRQRDWIAEAFCKGAPEWVKQAWTIGPEVAYRTGQTWKPSHACALRHVDDEFAKGAGRIDLDDAQAATYLSGGTIPTDRRGWQIVQHLGRPLGWVKADGRIGKNHLPTHARMQVSPTNG from the coding sequence GTGAGTCGATCTCGAAAAGGCTCGAAGAAAGCCAGCCGCAAATCGCAGGCATCCTCCAAACCTTCCGCCAATCGCAAGCCCGTGGCGCTGACGGCGGAACAAGTCTCCTCCGCGATCGACCCGATTGAATTACCAGACGCTGAACTGGAGCACCTGGCAGCGGCGATGAGCCAACGTCATGCGAATGTGATGCGGGTCCGTCGAGACCGCGCTCCAACATTTCGCTTGCAACCAAGCAGCAGCGGCTCCGATTCACGAACCGACGTGCCTTGGTATCCACTCGCTGTCTCGATCCCGGATGGCTTTCACGCCTCCCGTTCCATCGACTTTGCCGCGGGGGAATTCTATCTGCAGGACGCGGGGTCACTGCTCGCACTCGCGGCCGCGGAAGCTCACACGGGCTCACTTGCTGGGCAGCTGGTTTGCGATCTCTGTGCCGCCCCCGGAGGAAAGGCAACCGGATTGTTGGAAGCAATCGGAGACGATGGTTTCCTGCTCGCCAACGAACCGATTCGTTCGCGGATCGCACCGCTGGCGTACAACCTCTCACGAACCGGATCGGATCGTTACGCGATCAGCTGCGAAGACCCGGACGCCCTCGCGGAAAAACTGCCGGGCGTCTTCGACACCATTTTGATCGATGCACCTTGCAGTGGCCAAGCCCTGCTCTCACGTGGCCGGCAATCCAAGGGTGCCGTGAACGAGTCGATGGTCGCTACCAACGCGGCCCGTCAACAACGAATCCTGGCAGCGGCGCATCTGCTGCTGCGTCCGGGAGGCACGATCGTCTACAGCACGTGCACCTTCGCGGTGGCCGAGAACGAAGACCAAGTGGACTGGATGACCCGTGAACTGGGAATGCAGCCGTCACCAGTCGCTGCCTTGTGTGACTACCAAAGCTCGCTCACGGAATGCGGCTACCGAGTGTGGCCGCATCGCGACGGTTGCGCCGGCGCCTTCGCAGCGCGCGTGAAGAAACCGGGCGATGTTGACGCCTCTGAAGACTCGGTCGAGTTCGTCGAGGATCCCTGGTTGCTTCGCCGAGGCGTTCTCCAATCCGAGCAACCGCTCGATCCCGCTTGCGATGAAGTGCTTCAATCGGTCTTGGGAGCTTTTCCGGAAAACAGCACCGACAAGGATTCAGGGCTGTTGCGACAACGAGACTGGATCGCCGAAGCGTTCTGCAAGGGTGCACCCGAGTGGGTCAAACAAGCCTGGACCATTGGCCCCGAAGTGGCGTACCGAACCGGTCAAACCTGGAAACCGTCTCACGCTTGTGCTCTGCGACACGTCGACGACGAGTTCGCAAAGGGGGCGGGACGAATCGACTTGGATGACGCCCAAGCGGCGACCTACTTGTCGGGAGGCACGATTCCGACGGACCGCCGTGGATGGCAGATTGTGCAGCATCTCGGTCGCCCACTGGGTTGGGTCAAAGCCGACGGACGCATCGGCAAGAATCATCTGCCAACGCACGCTCGTATGCAGGTGTCACCCACAAACGGCTGA